Below is a window of Streptomyces sp. WMMB303 DNA.
TCCTCGGGGAGGCGGCCGGCGAGGGCGCGCCCGCTCAGGCGCAGCGCGAGCTGGGTGACCGGTACGGGTTTGCCGCGGTCGGTCCAGGCGGAGTCCCCCGCGAGGACCGAACGGTGCACCGCCATCCAGTGCAGCGGGAAGCTGCCGCGCAGTTCGGGCGAGTAGACGCCCTCCTCCGCGTCGGAGAGGCCCTCGCGGCTCTTGGGGGTGGGGTGCAGGGGGTGACCGAAGAGCAGCGCCTGCTCACCGTCGAGGAACGGCCCGGTGCCGGGCGGGGGCGCGGGATGGTCGCGCCTGTCGGCGAGGAACCGCGCGGTGCGCTGCACGGAGTCGGCGACCCGGCCCACGAGGGCGGCGTTCTCCGCGGCTCCCGCGCCCTCGGCCGCGCCCCCGGCGGAGCCGGGGTTCCGGGCGGCGTGCGCGGCCTCGCGTCCGATCAGGGCGGCGACCGCGACGGCCTGCAGCGGGGCGGCGCCATCCGGCGCGCCCTCCAGATGCGGCGGGTCGAAACGGTGCCATCCGACGGGCGACCAGTGCCGTACCGGAACCAGCAGCGCGGTGCCGCTGGCGGACAGCGGGATGCGCAGCACTCCGTCCCGCGGGGCTTCGGGGGCGGTCTCGCGGACCCAGCAGCGCAGCAGGTTCTCGACCGCGGCCGCGTCGGCCGCCGCGCGGGGATCCGGGTTCTCCAGCGGATCGCGACGCGGCATGCATGCGTGGCGCCGGGGGGACTCCTGGTCGGAAGGCGCGAGACGGCGCTCCTGCTGGGGGACCGTCGGCTCGATCAGGTCGGCGAGCCTCCGACGGACCGGTTCCGTCGGCTCGTCGGCTCCGGAGCGCGCGTTCACTGAAGTCTCCTCCGCTGGTGTCGACCGGGCGCGCCGGGCAGCGAGCCACTGTCCCCCTTACGTACCAACGAGGTGAACGGCCCCCGAACACGGCCTGGGTGAAGTCCCCTCCACGGTCGCCGTGGCATGCGGAGCACTTGAGGGCGCGTGTGGAGGTCGTGCGCCCCGGGGAACCGCGGACCCTGCTGTGCCCGTCCCGAACACCACCGGGCATAGTGGGGGCCGCCCTCACCCGGCGAGGTGCATGACAAGTCAACAGGCACAAGTTCCACTTCAGGGGGAGTTCAGCCATGCCATCGATAGCCAGGTCCGCTCGGCGCCGTCCGGCGCTGGCCGCGGCAGCGGTCGCCGCCGTGCTGGCGGTCACTGCCACCGCCTGCGGTCCGGAGGACGACAAAGCCGACGCCAAGGCCGACTCGGCCTCCTCGCAGGAGGCGAGCCGCGACGTCAAGAAGGACCTGGGGCTCCCCGACGACCTCCCGAAGGATCTCCCGACCTCCCTGGACGACCTGGACGCCTGGAAGAACGGCGCCTGGAAGAACTGGGACCGGGACAAGTGGCTCAAGGAAGCCAAGGAGTTCTTCAACCCGATCATCGACGACCTGTGGGACCCGGACCGCATGAAGGACGCGGACGGGAACGACCGCAAGGTCGACGACTCGGACATCGACGACAGCCCCAGCGGCGGCAGCGACGGCACCGGCGAGGACGAGGGTGTCACCGACCCGAAGCCGGAGGCGGTCAAGGCCGCCGCGGTCAAGACGCCCTACACCAAGGACGATCTGCCTGTCGGCAAGGTGTTCATGGACACGCCGAAGGGGGCCATGGTCTGCTCCGGCTCCGTGTTGAAGGACCCGCGCCATCCGGGCAAGTCCAACCTGGTGGCCACCGCCGGGCACTGCGTGCACGGCGGGGCGGGCAAGGGCTGGTACCGCAACGTGGTCTTCGTGCCGGACTACAACCCCACCGGACTGTCGAACAAGCAGCTCGCCACCGCGTCGCAGAGCCAGGTCGCCCCCGACGGCATCTGGTGGGCCAAGCGCGCCCGGACGACCAAGCACTGGATCCAGAACGGCGCCGAGCGCGGCGGCAAGGGCGCCCAGCAGGACTTCGCCGTGCTCCAGGTCCAGCCCGAGGACAAAAGCAGCGCCTCGCTGGAGGAGAAGGCCGGCGGCGCACTGCAGGCCACCTTCACCACGCCGCGGGTCAAGTCCATCAAGAGCCTCGGCGCCGTGGGCTACCCGGCCGCACCGCCCTTCGACGGCTCCCGGATGTACCGCTGCGACGACAAGCCGGGCCGACTGACGATCGACCCGCAGCAGCCCTCGATGTACCGCATCGGCTGCACCATGACGGCCGGTTCCTCCGGCGGCCCCTGGCTGGACTCCTCGGGCACCCGGTTGCTCTCCGTGACCTCCATCGGCCCGATCACCGCCGACTGGCTGGCCGGTGCCCGCCTCGGCAAGGAGGCCAAGGCCGTCTTCGACACGATCAGCAAGGAGAGCTGAGCACCGATGCGGCCCGAAGAACGCCGTACGCGCCAGGCCCACCTCTCGTACGGATCATCAGGGGAACCTCGGATCATGCCACGCCTACGCAGGTCCGGACGCGGACGTCCGGTTCTGGTCACCGCGGCGCTCGCGGCGACACTCACCCTCACCGCCACCGCATGCTCGGGTGACGACGACTCCGGCAAGAAGGCGGACGCCAAGCCCGCCGCTTCCGATTCCGCTCAGGGCGGCGACGACGGGAAGGACAGGATCGGTCTCCCCGACAAGCTGCCCAAGGACCTGCCCACGTCGATGAAGGACCTCGAGGGGTGGAAGAAGGGCGCCTGGAAGAACTGGGACAAGGACCAGTGGGTGCGCGAGGCCGAGGACTTCGCCAACCCCTATATCAAGGGTCACTGGGACCTGGGGCGGATGAAGAAGGCCGAGGACAACGAGAAGAACGTCCCGAAGGACATCGAAAGCACCTCGGGCGCCGCCAATACCGCGGAACCGCGCCCGGTCAAGGCGCAGGCCGTCAAGACCCCGTACACCCGGAACGCGGCCCCCGCCGGCAAGGTCTTCATGGACACTCCGGAGGGCCCGATGGTCTGCTCCGGCACGGTCGTCAAGGATCCGCGCCATCCGGGCAAGTCCAATCTGGTGGCCACCGCCGGGCACTGCGTCCACTCCGGCAGGAGCGGCGGCTGGCTGCGCAACATCACCTTCATCCCGGCCTTCAACGACAAGGGCCGCTCCATGCCCGCGGTCAACAGCGCCCCGCCGCAGGAGGTGGCGCCGTACGGTCAGTGGTGGGTGAAGTGGGCCCAGACCAGCAACTACTGGATCCAGAAGGGCGCCAAGTCCGGGGGCGGCGGCTCCCAGCAGGACTTCGCTGTGCTGCGCGTGGAGCCGGTGAACAAGTCGGGCAAATCACTGGAGGAGACCGTCGGCAACGCCATCAAGGTCAACTTCCACGCGCCCTCGTCCTCCCGGATCAAGGGTGTCAGCAATTACGGCTACCCGGCGGCTCCGCCCTTCGACGGAGCCAGGATGTACTCCTGCACCGACCGGCCGGGCGCGCTGACGATCGACCCGCAACAGCCCGCGCTGTACCGCATCGGCTGCACCATGACGGGCGGTTCCTCCGGCGGTGCCTGGCTGATCAAGGGCTCCGGCGGCAAGCCCGAGCTGATCTCGGTCAACTCCATCGGCCCGCACCCGGCCACCTGGCTGGCGGGACCGCGGCTGGGCGCGACCGCCAAGGCGGTCTTCGACGCCGCGAGCAAAAAGGGCTGACCCTGTCGGGCACGCCGTCCCGGCGCGCCCGGCGCACATCGGACGAGGGCCGTCCCTCCCGGTCTCCGGGAGGGACGGCCCTCGTTGTCGTTCCGGTGCGGTACGCGCTGCTACGGCCGTGCGGCCAGCGGCTGGAACCCGCGCAGCTCCGCGGCGAGCTCCTCGTGCACCCGCGCCTTGAGCAGGGTTCCCTGTTCGACGTGTTCCTCGGAGAGGACCTCGCCCTGGGAGTGCACCCGGGAGACCAGCTTGCCCTCGGTGTAGGGAAGCAGCACCTCCAGCTCCACGGAAGGATGCGGCAGCTCGTTGTCGATCAGCTCCCGCAACTCGTCGACGCCCTGCCCGGTGCGGGCGGAGACGACCAGTGCGTGCTTCTCGTTGCGCAGCAGCCGCTGCACGACCAGCGGGTCGGCTGCGTCGGCCTTGTTCACGACCACGATCTCGGGCACCTGGGCAGCGCCCACCTCGCGGATGACCTCGCGCACGGCGGCCAGCTGCTCCTCGGGGGCGGGGTGTGCCCCGTCCACCACGTGCAGGATCAGGTCGGCGTCGCCGACCTCCTCCATGGTGGAGCGGAACGCCTCCACCAAGTGGTGCGGAAGGTGCCGGACGAAGCCGACCGTGTCGGCCAGCGTGTAGGCCCTGCCCGTGGGGGTCTCCGCCTTGCGCACGGTGGGGTCCAGAGTGGCGAACAGCGCGTTCTCCACCAGCACACCCGCGCCGGTGAGGCGGTTGAGCAGGGAGGACTTGCCCGCGTTGGTGTATCCGGCGATGGCAACCGAAGGCACCTTGTTGCGCCGCCGGTCCTGCCGCTGCACGTCGCGGCCGGTTTTCATCTCCGCGATCTCCCGGCGCATCTTCGCCATCTTCTCGCGGATCCGCCGCCGGTCGGTCTCGATCTTGGTCTCACCAGGACCACGCGTGGCCATACCGCCACCCGCCGAGCCGGAACCACCGCCACCCATCTGCCGCGAGAGCGACTGGCCCCAGCCCCGCAGCCTGGGCAGCATGTAGTTCATCTGGGCCAGTGCCACCTGCGCCTTGCCCTCTCGCGACTTGGCGTGCTGGGCGAAGATGTCCAGGATCAGCGCCGTGCGGTCCACGACCTTGACCTTGACGACGTCTTCGAGGTGGATGAGCTGGCCGGGAGTGAGTTCGCCGTCGCACACCACGGTGTCGGCACCGGTCTCCAGGACGATGTCCCGCAGCTCCGCCGCCTTGCCGGAGCCGATGTAGGTGGCCGCGTCGGGCTTGTCCCTGCGCTGGACGACTCCGTCGAGCACCAGCGCACCCGCGGTCTCCGCGAGGGCTGCCAGCTCGGCCAGGGAGTTCTCCGCGTCATCGGCGCTGCCGGACGTCCAGACGCCGACCAGCACCACGCGCTCCAGACGCAGCTGCCGGTACTCGACCTCTGTGACGTCCTCCAGCTCGGTGGAGAGGCCCGC
It encodes the following:
- a CDS encoding trypsin-like peptidase domain-containing protein; the encoded protein is MPSIARSARRRPALAAAAVAAVLAVTATACGPEDDKADAKADSASSQEASRDVKKDLGLPDDLPKDLPTSLDDLDAWKNGAWKNWDRDKWLKEAKEFFNPIIDDLWDPDRMKDADGNDRKVDDSDIDDSPSGGSDGTGEDEGVTDPKPEAVKAAAVKTPYTKDDLPVGKVFMDTPKGAMVCSGSVLKDPRHPGKSNLVATAGHCVHGGAGKGWYRNVVFVPDYNPTGLSNKQLATASQSQVAPDGIWWAKRARTTKHWIQNGAERGGKGAQQDFAVLQVQPEDKSSASLEEKAGGALQATFTTPRVKSIKSLGAVGYPAAPPFDGSRMYRCDDKPGRLTIDPQQPSMYRIGCTMTAGSSGGPWLDSSGTRLLSVTSIGPITADWLAGARLGKEAKAVFDTISKES
- the hflX gene encoding GTPase HflX → MTHSSSLPQNGQRTATTNRRAGALMEEDVALGHELDENRDGEQLDRSERAALRRVAGLSTELEDVTEVEYRQLRLERVVLVGVWTSGSADDAENSLAELAALAETAGALVLDGVVQRRDKPDAATYIGSGKAAELRDIVLETGADTVVCDGELTPGQLIHLEDVVKVKVVDRTALILDIFAQHAKSREGKAQVALAQMNYMLPRLRGWGQSLSRQMGGGGSGSAGGGMATRGPGETKIETDRRRIREKMAKMRREIAEMKTGRDVQRQDRRRNKVPSVAIAGYTNAGKSSLLNRLTGAGVLVENALFATLDPTVRKAETPTGRAYTLADTVGFVRHLPHHLVEAFRSTMEEVGDADLILHVVDGAHPAPEEQLAAVREVIREVGAAQVPEIVVVNKADAADPLVVQRLLRNEKHALVVSARTGQGVDELRELIDNELPHPSVELEVLLPYTEGKLVSRVHSQGEVLSEEHVEQGTLLKARVHEELAAELRGFQPLAARP